The proteins below are encoded in one region of Microbispora sp. NBC_01189:
- a CDS encoding serine/threonine-protein kinase, protein MGTTQQLGPYRLISALGSGGFGEVHLALDADGRTVAVKVLHPHVASDAFAITRLAREVETMRRVRGRHVAEVLDASLSGERPYIVTRYVQGRPLSTVVAKDGPVAGAALLRLALGLAEALESIHAAGVVHRDLKPANVLVSDGEPYVIDFGIACALESASVTASGAVVGTPGYLAPEVLEGRDAGPEADVFAWGATVAFAASGRQPYGTGPAAAVAYRVVHREPDLSGVPAWLVPLVERCLSGDPAARPETAELAGRLNEAAPVLDGIEPSRQPLSEASTREWRPGDRRPARSARRAEADDPRAAHREKLHRRWVVGSAVVVGLFAAAARANLPEVSLLLLVLYGIALVADAGFGLLARSRRRRLVVDAVSGAGAVGVWALLSTLFSTTTLLMAVGTVVFILGMLVFAS, encoded by the coding sequence ATGGGCACGACACAACAGCTCGGTCCCTATCGTCTGATCTCCGCACTCGGGTCGGGAGGGTTCGGGGAGGTCCATCTCGCGCTCGACGCCGACGGGCGCACGGTCGCCGTCAAGGTCCTGCATCCCCACGTCGCCTCCGACGCGTTCGCGATCACCCGGCTGGCGCGTGAGGTGGAGACCATGCGCCGGGTGCGCGGACGGCACGTCGCCGAGGTGCTCGACGCCTCGCTGTCGGGGGAGCGGCCGTACATCGTCACCCGGTACGTCCAGGGCAGGCCGCTCAGCACGGTGGTGGCGAAGGACGGGCCGGTCGCCGGCGCGGCCCTGCTGCGGCTGGCGCTGGGGCTGGCGGAGGCGCTGGAGTCGATCCACGCCGCCGGGGTCGTCCACCGCGATCTCAAGCCGGCCAACGTCCTCGTCTCCGACGGCGAGCCGTACGTGATCGACTTCGGCATCGCCTGCGCGCTGGAGTCGGCGTCGGTGACCGCGTCGGGCGCGGTGGTGGGGACGCCCGGCTATCTGGCCCCGGAGGTGCTGGAGGGCCGGGACGCCGGGCCGGAGGCCGACGTGTTCGCCTGGGGGGCGACGGTGGCCTTCGCCGCGTCCGGGCGGCAGCCGTACGGGACGGGGCCCGCGGCGGCCGTCGCCTACCGGGTGGTGCACCGGGAGCCCGACCTGTCGGGCGTGCCGGCGTGGCTCGTCCCGCTGGTGGAGCGGTGCCTGAGCGGCGATCCGGCCGCCCGCCCCGAGACGGCCGAACTGGCCGGCCGCCTGAACGAGGCCGCGCCGGTGCTGGACGGGATCGAGCCCTCGCGGCAGCCCCTATCCGAGGCGTCCACCCGCGAGTGGCGGCCGGGTGATCGGCGGCCCGCCCGGAGCGCGAGGCGGGCGGAGGCGGACGACCCGCGGGCCGCGCACCGGGAGAAGCTGCACCGCCGCTGGGTGGTGGGCTCCGCGGTGGTCGTGGGCCTGTTCGCCGCCGCCGCGCGGGCGAACCTCCCGGAGGTGTCCCTTCTCCTGCTGGTCCTCTACGGTATCGCCCTGGTGGCCGACGCGGGGTTCGGGCTGCTGGCGCGGTCGCGGCGGCGCCGGCTCGTGGTGGACGCCGTCAGCGGCGCGGGCGCCGTCGGGGTCTGGGCGCTGCTCAGCACGCTGTTCAGCACCACGACGCTGCTCATGGCCGTCGGCACCGTGGTGTTCATCCTCGGCATGCTCGTGTTCGCGAGCTGA
- a CDS encoding serine/threonine-protein kinase, with amino-acid sequence MSATEAPERIGPYRLLRQLGEGGMGVVHLGLDAEGREVAVKVLHPHVASDLKARDRLTREVETMRRVRSRRVAEVLDADLTGAAPYIVTRYAPGRTLEQTVLEDGPLRGDAVVRLARGLCEALVAIHAADVIHRDLKPANVMLVDGEPLVIDFGIAHLVNATRLTQTGMFVGTPGYLAPEIIRDTQITQAADVHALAATVFFGVTGKPPFGSGTFESVCYNILEGKAQVDLAPVWLRGWLRLALASDAASRPTAASLLRLTRSLDPTVTVLRETPQDGGTRVLDGTRLLDETAIPGNGTGQWNGQGNGRGNGTRTSVLPSDDDSYSDLLPPVNYVEPERPYREPRAPRQRRLVSAPPPAHPQAPPYGQGGPPPSPYQPAVFQPHTDQRVAGHPEPQVARPPAPDPATPPTPYAPEPPRAPYRARHPVLAALLLATLVALACLLPVVVTLFAAVAALCLRVGQYLLGDLADRRAARGTSGADPLLAVLGTPWALIRAGLATVVQVPLAVMFAMCCWGGFHYLGGVRPDPAAAYAAGAFVAGLFLLPGGKAPRKAVARTLTAVIRSPGAGMIVTIVVGTVALFAIMTALSADASWAPWRPPSVAIDKIVGDLQRKGEDTVVNLIGGVVGDIMDRIGLGFLTFWT; translated from the coding sequence ATGTCGGCTACTGAGGCTCCCGAGAGGATCGGCCCCTACCGGCTGCTGCGGCAGCTCGGCGAGGGCGGCATGGGGGTGGTCCACCTCGGTCTGGACGCGGAGGGGCGCGAGGTCGCGGTCAAGGTCCTGCACCCGCACGTCGCGTCCGATCTCAAGGCACGCGACCGGCTGACCCGCGAGGTCGAGACCATGCGGCGGGTGCGCAGCAGGCGCGTCGCCGAGGTCCTCGACGCCGACCTGACCGGCGCCGCGCCGTACATCGTGACGCGGTACGCCCCCGGGCGGACCTTGGAGCAGACCGTGCTGGAGGACGGCCCGCTCCGCGGCGACGCCGTGGTCCGGCTCGCCCGGGGCCTGTGCGAGGCCCTGGTCGCGATCCACGCGGCCGACGTGATCCACCGCGACCTCAAGCCGGCCAACGTCATGCTGGTCGACGGCGAGCCACTGGTGATCGACTTCGGCATCGCCCACCTCGTCAACGCCACGCGGCTGACCCAGACCGGGATGTTCGTCGGCACGCCCGGCTACCTCGCGCCGGAGATCATCCGGGACACCCAGATCACCCAGGCGGCCGACGTGCACGCGCTGGCCGCGACGGTGTTCTTCGGGGTCACCGGCAAGCCGCCGTTCGGCTCGGGCACGTTCGAGTCGGTCTGCTACAACATCCTCGAGGGCAAGGCCCAGGTCGATCTCGCGCCGGTCTGGCTGCGCGGCTGGCTCCGCCTCGCGCTGGCGTCCGACGCCGCGTCGCGCCCCACCGCCGCGTCGTTGCTGCGGCTCACCCGGTCGCTCGACCCCACGGTCACCGTGTTACGGGAGACCCCGCAGGACGGCGGGACGAGGGTCCTCGACGGCACCCGCCTGCTCGACGAGACGGCGATCCCCGGCAACGGGACCGGCCAGTGGAACGGCCAGGGCAACGGCAGGGGTAACGGAACCCGGACCAGCGTGCTGCCGTCGGACGACGACAGCTACTCCGACCTGCTGCCGCCGGTCAACTACGTGGAGCCGGAGCGGCCCTACCGGGAGCCCCGGGCGCCGAGGCAGCGCCGTCTGGTGTCCGCGCCGCCTCCGGCGCACCCGCAGGCTCCGCCGTACGGCCAGGGGGGCCCGCCCCCGTCGCCGTACCAGCCGGCGGTCTTCCAGCCGCACACCGACCAGCGCGTGGCGGGCCATCCCGAGCCCCAGGTCGCGCGGCCGCCCGCCCCCGACCCGGCCACGCCGCCCACGCCGTACGCGCCGGAGCCCCCGCGGGCTCCCTACCGCGCGCGGCACCCGGTGCTCGCGGCCCTGCTGCTGGCCACGCTCGTGGCGCTGGCCTGCCTGCTGCCGGTGGTGGTGACCCTGTTCGCCGCCGTGGCGGCGCTGTGCCTGCGGGTGGGGCAGTATCTGCTCGGCGACCTCGCCGACCGCCGGGCGGCCAGGGGCACCAGCGGCGCCGACCCGCTCCTCGCGGTGCTCGGCACGCCCTGGGCGCTGATCAGGGCGGGCCTGGCGACGGTGGTACAGGTGCCGCTGGCCGTGATGTTCGCCATGTGCTGCTGGGGCGGATTCCACTATCTGGGGGGAGTGCGTCCCGACCCCGCCGCGGCCTACGCGGCCGGCGCCTTCGTCGCCGGGTTGTTCCTCCTGCCCGGCGGCAAGGCCCCGCGCAAAGCCGTGGCCCGTACGCTCACCGCGGTGATCCGCAGCCCGGGCGCGGGCATGATCGTCACGATCGTGGTCGGCACGGTCGCGCTGTTCGCGATCATGACGGCGCTGTCCGCGGACGCCTCCTGGGCACCCTGGCGGCCGCCGTCGGTGGCGATCGACAAAATCGTCGGGGATCTCCAGCGGAAGGGTGAGGACACCGTCGTGAACCTGATCGGCGGCGTCGTGGGCGACATCATGGACCGCATCGGCCTGGGCTTCCTGACCTTCTGGACCTGA
- a CDS encoding serine/threonine-protein kinase gives MNQDDRLGPYRLLRRLGEGGMGVVHLALDAQGRQVAVKVLRPEVAGDDVARRRLSREVETMRRVRGRHIAEVVDADVTGRRPYIVTRYVPGRALDEIVKKDGPLPLDGVLKVAMGVAEALAAVHAAGVIHRDLKPGNVLMLDGQPVLIDFGIAQAVDATRLTQTGMFIGTPGYLAPEIIEGHEAGPQVDVHAWAGTVLYAATGQPPFGKGTLEMIFFNITSGRANVDAAPAPIQPVLRAAFNRDPVRRPTSAELVRQVGRLMPQGAGGRPRVPDETTTVPNVDDTGGQQRPDFGGRPPVAPVATPPVTPSRPADRAEEFVSLLRDTPVAGQGGDPFPTVRVTGEDLRRAGLGSPAEGDIPTRMPPSRPGPHPNTGGPTTGPDEWPTPMLRPEGDVPTRRVTSEEVRQAVTGAAALPHDPAPPRPAPRGPGLHGSAHRDVAARDQALFGHAPEIYEQTPHIHQHYPPQQNAHQQSPHQQNPAPYMPTLRVPPPTVPPFPPGGLLQRSRAYGVASALLLVVMTSLAVLAPMLVCLLAVPVAVLLRAADLDQAHLNTRRAAGAAATDVLRVLGRPAALVRSAGITLALVPYALVLGVAVTLALTVLVGSAPVLAALSWGVAVALWTLCAGPGVTGPTRQMRRTLASLAPGDGAAQGLAWGIGALAVLTAAIALAGLLGKQTAGHFWGPIDVLSVLDRLRDLRDQAGYG, from the coding sequence ATGAATCAAGACGACCGACTCGGGCCATACCGGCTGCTCCGGCGGCTCGGTGAGGGTGGCATGGGGGTGGTCCACCTCGCCCTGGATGCGCAGGGCCGGCAGGTGGCGGTCAAGGTCCTGCGCCCGGAGGTGGCGGGGGACGACGTGGCGCGCAGGCGGCTGTCACGCGAGGTCGAGACCATGCGCAGGGTGCGCGGGCGGCACATCGCGGAGGTCGTCGACGCCGACGTCACCGGCCGCCGGCCCTACATCGTCACGCGGTACGTGCCGGGGCGGGCGCTGGACGAGATCGTCAAGAAGGACGGCCCGCTGCCCCTCGACGGTGTGCTCAAGGTCGCCATGGGGGTCGCCGAGGCGCTCGCCGCCGTCCACGCCGCGGGGGTCATCCACCGCGACCTGAAGCCGGGCAACGTGCTGATGCTGGACGGCCAGCCGGTCCTCATCGACTTCGGCATCGCCCAGGCGGTGGACGCCACCCGGCTCACCCAGACCGGGATGTTCATCGGCACACCCGGCTACCTCGCCCCGGAGATCATCGAGGGCCACGAGGCGGGGCCGCAGGTCGACGTGCACGCCTGGGCCGGCACCGTGCTGTACGCCGCGACCGGCCAGCCGCCCTTCGGCAAGGGCACGCTGGAGATGATCTTCTTCAACATCACCTCCGGGCGGGCCAACGTGGACGCCGCCCCGGCGCCGATCCAGCCGGTGCTGCGCGCCGCGTTCAACCGCGACCCGGTCAGGCGGCCGACATCGGCAGAGCTGGTACGGCAGGTCGGCCGGCTCATGCCGCAGGGCGCGGGGGGCAGGCCGCGGGTGCCCGACGAGACCACCACGGTGCCCAACGTCGACGACACCGGCGGCCAGCAGAGGCCCGACTTCGGCGGCCGGCCACCGGTCGCGCCCGTGGCGACGCCTCCGGTCACGCCGTCGCGCCCCGCCGACCGGGCGGAGGAGTTCGTCTCCCTGCTGCGGGACACGCCCGTGGCGGGTCAGGGCGGCGATCCCTTCCCGACCGTCCGGGTCACCGGGGAGGACCTGCGCAGGGCGGGCCTCGGGTCGCCGGCCGAGGGCGACATTCCCACCCGGATGCCCCCGTCCCGCCCCGGCCCGCACCCCAACACGGGTGGGCCGACCACGGGGCCCGACGAGTGGCCCACGCCGATGCTGCGGCCGGAGGGGGACGTCCCCACGCGGCGGGTCACCTCCGAGGAGGTGCGGCAGGCCGTCACCGGCGCCGCCGCCCTGCCGCACGACCCGGCGCCGCCGCGCCCGGCTCCGCGCGGGCCGGGCCTGCACGGATCGGCGCACCGGGACGTCGCGGCCCGCGACCAGGCCCTCTTCGGGCACGCGCCCGAGATCTACGAGCAGACGCCGCACATCCACCAGCACTATCCGCCCCAGCAGAACGCCCACCAGCAGAGCCCCCACCAGCAGAATCCGGCGCCGTACATGCCGACGCTGCGGGTGCCGCCGCCGACCGTGCCGCCGTTCCCGCCCGGCGGGCTGCTCCAGCGCTCCCGGGCGTACGGCGTGGCGAGCGCGCTGCTGCTCGTCGTGATGACGAGCCTCGCGGTCCTCGCGCCGATGCTGGTCTGCCTGCTGGCCGTGCCGGTCGCGGTGCTGCTCCGCGCCGCCGACCTCGACCAGGCGCACCTCAACACCCGCCGCGCGGCGGGCGCCGCGGCCACGGACGTGCTGCGGGTGCTGGGCCGGCCGGCGGCGCTCGTCCGGTCCGCCGGGATCACGCTGGCGCTCGTGCCGTACGCGCTGGTCCTGGGGGTGGCCGTGACGCTGGCGCTCACCGTGCTCGTGGGGTCGGCACCCGTGCTCGCCGCGCTGAGCTGGGGCGTCGCGGTGGCGCTGTGGACGCTGTGCGCGGGGCCGGGGGTCACCGGCCCGACCCGGCAGATGCGGCGGACCCTCGCCTCGCTCGCCCCCGGCGACGGCGCGGCGCAGGGGCTCGCCTGGGGGATCGGGGCGCTCGCGGTGCTCACGGCGGCGATCGCGCTCGCCGGGCTTCTGGGTAAACAAACAGCAGGGCACTTCTGGGGCCCTATCGACGTTCTGTCAGTACTTGATCGGCTCAGGGACCTGCGGGACCAGGCGGGGTATGGGTGA
- a CDS encoding YbaK/EbsC family protein translates to MPLEWVPVSDRPDLLADPVAKAVASLDVPPRVAGIDPGLSDTAAFCERYGVAMEDSANCVIVSARRGGETRYAAVMVLATMRADVNGVVRRHLDARKASFAPQAEAVELTGMEYGGITPIGLPDGWPVLVDENVTRRPFVVIGSGVRRSKLALSGEALVAATRGEVLALTI, encoded by the coding sequence ATGCCGCTCGAATGGGTTCCCGTCTCCGACCGGCCGGATCTGCTCGCCGATCCGGTCGCCAAGGCCGTCGCCTCGCTCGACGTGCCGCCGCGGGTCGCCGGGATCGACCCCGGACTCTCCGACACGGCCGCCTTCTGCGAGCGGTACGGCGTGGCGATGGAGGACTCGGCCAACTGCGTGATCGTGAGCGCCAGGCGGGGCGGGGAGACGAGGTACGCCGCCGTCATGGTGCTCGCCACCATGCGGGCCGACGTCAACGGGGTCGTACGCCGTCATCTGGACGCCAGGAAAGCGTCCTTCGCCCCGCAGGCGGAGGCCGTCGAACTGACCGGCATGGAGTACGGCGGCATCACCCCGATCGGGCTGCCGGACGGCTGGCCGGTGCTCGTTGACGAAAACGTGACCCGGCGGCCGTTCGTCGTGATCGGCAGCGGCGTCCGCCGCTCCAAGCTGGCGCTTTCCGGCGAGGCGCTGGTCGCGGCGACCCGTGGGGAGGTCCTCGCGCTCACCATCTGA
- a CDS encoding M55 family metallopeptidase — translation MKIYLSVDMEGVTGLTDPEEMHHGGRGYERGCELMTGDANAVVQGAFDAGAASVLVNDAHGSTKNLRIDLLDERATLIRGPGKPHRMGQGLVAGMDAACLAGYHARAGVAHGVLNHTWMGREIQNVHLNGEICGEIRLVAGFAGSMGVPVALVAGDEAVCEEARELLGDVETVAVKKGVDRFSAELLPPAVAWRRIREGTARALGRLAGFRPYVVEPPYVLGVEWNSTAIAAACAIVPGVRLTDPRHTEFATDDYHEIMALFGLFSMIGGQVACGSGRYG, via the coding sequence ATGAAGATCTATCTCTCGGTGGACATGGAGGGGGTCACCGGCCTCACCGACCCCGAGGAGATGCACCACGGCGGCCGGGGCTACGAGCGCGGCTGTGAGCTGATGACGGGGGACGCCAACGCGGTCGTCCAGGGCGCCTTCGACGCCGGCGCGGCGTCCGTGCTGGTGAACGACGCGCACGGGTCCACCAAGAACCTCAGGATCGACCTGCTGGACGAGCGGGCCACCCTCATCAGGGGCCCGGGCAAGCCGCACCGCATGGGCCAGGGCCTCGTCGCCGGCATGGACGCCGCCTGCCTCGCCGGCTACCACGCCCGCGCGGGGGTGGCGCACGGCGTGCTCAACCACACCTGGATGGGCAGGGAGATCCAGAACGTCCACCTGAACGGCGAGATCTGCGGCGAGATCCGGCTGGTCGCCGGCTTCGCGGGGTCGATGGGCGTGCCGGTCGCGCTCGTCGCCGGCGACGAGGCGGTCTGCGAGGAGGCCCGGGAACTGCTCGGCGACGTCGAGACCGTCGCCGTGAAGAAGGGCGTCGACAGGTTCTCCGCCGAGCTGCTGCCCCCGGCCGTCGCCTGGCGGCGGATCCGCGAGGGCACGGCGCGGGCCCTCGGCCGGTTGGCCGGCTTCCGGCCCTACGTGGTCGAGCCGCCGTACGTCCTGGGCGTGGAGTGGAACTCCACCGCCATCGCGGCGGCCTGCGCGATCGTCCCCGGCGTGCGGCTCACGGACCCCCGGCACACCGAGTTCGCGACGGACGACTACCACGAGATCATGGCCCTGTTCGGGCTCTTCTCCATGATCGGCGGGCAGGTCGCCTGCGGCAGCGGCCGGTACGGCTGA
- a CDS encoding DUF6395 domain-containing protein, with product MRVTWTRDEGVWRLVFLLDPEDGTTGSCSDGHPVELRTNSCHVHTGAGGGSPHPDLLALAAWTVVAPWTRRRVIFDRPVSPGFAEALRTGWGVDAGPVGEDARSGARLAVSYSGGADSMAVAAMFPDAPFVHFQRVSHPRVPNRWTHYRAEVLADLARRTGRELHIVPSDLEFLLSRPRPGYPEHHAVTVGALLLADDLDLGGVAVGYEIGSRWLGSDRYVNRFTPDNPMWAARGPWGRLYAAAGVPLVLPVGGVSEPVTMRMALGSDLAHLVRWCLRGDMSGPCQKCGKCLRKELILAAVEGRPLKTTLTAASVPARAWQQPPPYSGQETIEYGCARVPGIEATPFARAAEHLRATVESTRWMDRCYPPAIDETPEPWRGEVGAYMREHVGLMTADEQRQVEAWSAA from the coding sequence ATGCGGGTGACGTGGACGCGCGACGAGGGCGTGTGGCGGCTGGTCTTCCTGCTCGACCCCGAGGACGGGACCACGGGGTCCTGCAGCGACGGCCACCCCGTCGAACTGCGGACCAACTCCTGCCACGTCCACACGGGAGCCGGCGGCGGCTCTCCCCATCCCGACCTGCTCGCGCTGGCCGCGTGGACCGTCGTCGCGCCGTGGACCCGCCGCCGGGTGATCTTCGACCGGCCCGTCTCCCCGGGATTCGCCGAGGCGCTGCGTACGGGATGGGGGGTGGACGCCGGGCCGGTCGGAGAGGACGCCAGAAGCGGCGCCCGGCTGGCCGTTTCGTACAGCGGTGGCGCGGATTCGATGGCCGTCGCCGCGATGTTCCCCGACGCGCCGTTCGTTCACTTCCAGCGGGTGAGCCACCCGCGCGTGCCGAACCGGTGGACGCACTACCGTGCCGAGGTGCTCGCCGATCTCGCCCGGCGCACCGGCCGGGAGCTCCACATCGTCCCGTCGGACCTGGAGTTCCTGCTCAGCCGCCCCCGGCCCGGCTACCCGGAACACCACGCCGTCACCGTGGGGGCGCTGCTCCTCGCCGACGACCTGGACCTGGGCGGCGTCGCGGTCGGCTACGAGATCGGGTCGCGATGGCTCGGCAGCGACCGGTACGTCAACCGCTTCACGCCGGACAACCCCATGTGGGCGGCGCGCGGGCCGTGGGGCCGGCTGTACGCCGCCGCCGGCGTTCCGCTGGTGCTCCCGGTCGGCGGGGTGAGCGAGCCGGTGACCATGCGCATGGCCCTGGGCTCCGATCTCGCGCATCTGGTGCGCTGGTGCCTGCGTGGCGACATGTCCGGACCATGCCAGAAGTGCGGCAAATGCCTGCGCAAGGAGCTGATCCTCGCCGCCGTCGAGGGCCGGCCGCTCAAGACGACACTCACCGCCGCGTCGGTCCCCGCCCGTGCTTGGCAGCAGCCGCCGCCGTACTCTGGCCAGGAGACGATCGAGTACGGCTGCGCGCGGGTGCCGGGCATCGAGGCGACGCCGTTCGCCAGGGCGGCGGAGCATCTCCGGGCGACCGTGGAGTCCACCCGCTGGATGGACCGCTGCTATCCCCCCGCGATCGACGAGACGCCGGAGCCCTGGCGCGGGGAGGTCGGCGCCTACATGCGGGAGCACGTCGGGCTCATGACCGCGGACGAGCAGCGCCAGGTGGAGGCATGGTCGGCGGCATGA
- a CDS encoding enoyl-CoA hydratase/isomerase family protein, translated as MGEFVRVETSGHVATIRLDRPKMNALNRRVQEEIAEAARLVDADTGAHAVVVYGGERVFAAGADVKEMAVMSYAEMAVHSRTLQDCFTAVARIGKPVIAAITGYALGGGCELALCADLRVAGESAKLGQPEITLGIIPGAGGTQRLPRLVGPARAKDLIFTGRHVSAAEALAIGLVDRVVPDEEVYPAALDLAATFAGGPAAAIRAAKLAVDHGLETDLDTGLEIERLQFSGLFATEDAREGMTAFAEKRRPTFTGR; from the coding sequence ATGGGTGAATTCGTCAGGGTGGAGACCTCCGGGCACGTCGCCACGATCCGGCTCGACCGGCCGAAGATGAACGCGCTGAACCGGCGGGTCCAGGAGGAGATCGCGGAGGCCGCGCGGCTCGTGGACGCCGACACCGGCGCGCACGCGGTCGTCGTGTACGGCGGGGAGCGCGTCTTCGCCGCCGGGGCCGACGTCAAGGAGATGGCGGTCATGTCCTACGCCGAGATGGCCGTTCACTCGCGTACGCTGCAGGACTGCTTCACCGCCGTCGCGCGGATCGGCAAGCCCGTCATCGCGGCGATCACGGGGTACGCCCTGGGCGGCGGCTGCGAGCTCGCGCTGTGCGCCGACCTTCGGGTCGCGGGCGAGAGCGCGAAGCTCGGCCAGCCGGAGATCACCCTCGGGATCATCCCGGGCGCGGGGGGCACCCAGCGCCTGCCCCGGCTCGTCGGCCCGGCCAGGGCGAAGGACCTGATCTTCACCGGGCGGCACGTCTCCGCCGCCGAGGCGCTCGCCATCGGCCTGGTGGACCGGGTCGTCCCCGACGAGGAGGTCTACCCGGCGGCGCTCGACCTCGCCGCCACCTTCGCCGGGGGACCGGCGGCCGCGATCCGGGCGGCCAAGCTGGCCGTCGACCACGGCCTGGAGACCGACCTGGACACCGGCCTGGAGATCGAGCGGCTCCAGTTCTCCGGTCTGTTCGCCACCGAGGACGCCAGAGAGGGCATGACGGCCTTCGCCGAGAAACGCCGTCCCACCTTCACCGGCCGCTGA